In Rhinoderma darwinii isolate aRhiDar2 chromosome 9, aRhiDar2.hap1, whole genome shotgun sequence, the following are encoded in one genomic region:
- the VPS51 gene encoding vacuolar protein sorting-associated protein 51 homolog isoform X2, producing MADTVVNEEEEGKRRKAHGMLKLYYGINNEGKSNEKLLDPTDIDGVHFNPELYLTKLRKERSLAELMDIEADMVRQIRSLDSDMQTLVYENYNKFISATDTIRKMKNDFKKMEDEMDGLATNMAVITEFSACISSTLQERHQHITKLSGVHTLLRKLQFLFELPARLKKCIELGAYVQAVSYHSKARSVLHQYQHMPSFHGIQTDCQAIMAGLADTLRQRFRDPYSSPQDLSECVELLLSLEEPAHLLCDEFLAHGRGRLASHLSELEGASDILEFVDRGCGGFISDACLLAASYQNLFCKDQGSTAQMAVEKLTKFLDELSEGYFELVEKRLREEKNPGDNSLLVRALDRFHRRLQAPSKLVPGCSFNKKGTEIVVRAAQERLSQYLQALKDFFQGCITDVRQALAAPRVPGKDAPALGDLLAVLSGSVLNQIKSVLASVHLFTAKDVAFSDKPYFKGKFCSQGVREGLIVAFIKSVCQTARQFCDSPGEKGANTPPLLLLLLSRLCLDYETSTISYILTLTDEQFLGQDHSPVTPVSTLCSLARSTAQTLLNQYVKSQGLVISQMLRKSVETRDWVTTIEPRNVRAVMKRVVEDITSVDVQMQSQTSPVTAYQTCNLPGFRHHYCRGNPSLKIY from the exons ATGGCGGACACAGTTGTTAATGAGGAAGAAGAGGGGAAGAGAAGAAAGGCTCACGGAATGCTGAAACTGTATTATGGAATAAACAACGAAGGGAAAAGCAACGAGAAATTACTGGACCCCACTGATATCGATGGGGTGCACTTCAACCCAGAGCTGTACCTCACCAAG cTGAGGAAAGAAAGATCGCTGGCTGAGCTGATGGACATTGAGGCTGACATGGTCCGTCAGATACGATCTTTGGACAGCGATATGCAGACTCTGGTGTATGAGAATTATAATAAATTCATATCTGCAACAG ACACCAtccgtaaaatgaaaaatgatTTTAAAAAGATGGAGGACGAGATGGATGGACTAGCCACCAACATGGCGGTTATCACAGAGTTTAGTGCCTGTATCAGTAGTACTCTGCAGGAGAGACATCAGCACATTACCAAGCTTAGTG GTGTCCACACTCTGCTGCGTAAGTTGCAGTTCTTGTTCGAACTTCCAGCCCGTCTGAAAAAATGCATTGAGCTTGGTGCTTATGTCCAGGCTGTGTCCTATCATTCTAAAGCCCGCAGTGTACTCCATCAGTACCAGCATATGCCTTCGTTCCACGGCATCCAGACAGACTGCCAGGCTATCATGGCAGGCTTGGCGGACACACTGCGCCAGAGATTCAg GGATCCTTACTCTTCCCCACAGGACCTTTCTGAATGTGTGGAGCTCCTCCTGAGCTTGGAGGAACCAGCTCACCTCCTGTGTGATGAATTCCTAGCCCATGGACGTGGGCGCTTGGCCTCCCACCTCTCGGAGTTAGAAGGGGCAAGTGATATTCTGGAGTTTGTTGACCGGGGCTGCGGTGGATTTATAAGTGATGCCTGTCTCCTGGCAGCATCTTACCAGAACCTTTTCTGCAAGGATCAAGGAAGCACAGCTCAAATGGCTGTGGAAAAGCTGACAAAGTTCTTGGATGAACTGAGCGAGGGTTACTTTGAATTAGTGGAGAAGCGTCTGCGAGAAGAGAAGAATCCAGGGGACAACTCACTTTTAGTAAGAGCCTTGGATCGATTCCATAGACGACTGCAGGCACCATCTAAGTTGGTACCAGGATGCAGtttcaataaaaagggtacagagATTGTAGTAAGGGCAGCGCAGGAGAGGTTGTCTCAATACTTGCAAGCCTTGAAAGACTTTTTCCAAGGTTGCATTACCGATGTCCGACAAGCCCTTGCTGCTCCAAGGGTGCCCGGGAAAGATGCCCCAGCATTGGGTGACTTGTTAGCAGTGCTCTCTGGATCAGTTTTAAACCAAATTAAATCTGTTTTGGCTTCTGTACATCTCTTCACAGCTAAAGATGTGGCTTTCTCAGACAAACCATACTTCAAG GGTAAGTTCTGTAGTCAAGGGGTCCGAGAAGGATTGATTGTAGCTTTTATCAAGTCTGTGTGCCAGACAGCGCGACAGTTCTGTGATTCCCCCGGAGAGAAAGGAGCCAATACTCCGCCATTGCTGCTGTTGCTGCTCTCTCGCCTTTGCCTGGACTATGAGACTTCAACCATTAGCTACATACTGACCCTGACAGATGAACAGTTTCTGGGACAG GACCACTCGCCAGTAACCCCTGTCAGTACTCTCTGTTCCTTGGCTCGATCCACTGCCCAGACCCTCCTCAATCAGTATGTGAAGTCTCAAGGGCTCGTCATTTCTCAGATGTTGCGCAAAAGTGTTGAGACCAGggactgggtgaccaccattgaaCCCCGAAATGTTCGAGCTGTCATGAAGCGAGTAGTGGAAGACATCACCAGTGTAGATGTGCAG atgcaaagccagacctctccagtgacagcttatcagacgtgcaatcttcccgggtttcggcaccattactgtcgtggaaatccatcgctcaaaatatattag